The genomic stretch CTTAGTAACTACAAGCAGCACACTGGGCCGTGCAATGCCGAACTTCTGGATTGGAATAATGCTTATTTTAGTGGTGGGGGTGCAACTCCGGTGGTTACCGCCCTCAGGTCGGCTCGAGTTAGTATCAATTATCCTGCCGGCCATTACGCTTGGAACAAGTATCGCTACAACCTTAGCTCGAGTGCTGAGGTCAAGCCTGCTTGAAGTAATGCGGCGGGACTACATGACAACTGCCCACGCTAAGGGTTTAAAAAAGTGGACGGTTATCCTGCGCCATGGTTTACGCAACGCATTGATTGCAGTAGTAACAGTATTTGGTCTGCAAATGGCCTGGCTATTAGGCGGATCAGTAATTATTGAAGAAGTCTTTGCTTGGCCTGGCATGGGGCGCCTGCTACTTCGTTCGGTGCTTCTACGTGATCTTGCGGTAGTACAGGCTGGTGTGATGGTTTTCGCCCTGGTGATTATGTTCACTAATTTAGTGGTAGACATTCTTTATGCCTATCTTGATCCCCGCATCCGGTACAGCTGATGCCCGCTACTGACCTTTCTGCTGAGGCAGCGTCTCGCAAGCCCCCACGATTTAGGTGGGTAAGAAGTCTATTGCGCAGTCCTGTGGGACTGCTTGGGTTTGTTTTAGTAGCAGGCGCTGTGATTCTAGCGGTCGGAGCCCCCCTGCTTGCACCCCATGATCCGACAGCCTTCAATTTTAAAGGGCGTTTGTTGCCCCCAAGTTGGCTTGGGGGTGAACCCGGATATTTTCTCGGCACTGATCAGCTCGGCCGGGATCTTCTTAGCCGGTTGATTTTCGGTACGCGTATCTCGTTAGCGGTAGGTGTGATAGGCGTTGGTATTTCGCTATTAATGGGCGTGACTTTAGGCTTAATTAGTGGCTACATTGGTGGTTTAGTTGATAGTTTCATTTCCCGAGTTATTGATACTTTTATGGCCATCCCGTTCATCTTACTGGCCCTCGCTGTCGTCGGGGTGGTAGGAACAAGTGGCGGTAATAGCATATTAATTCTCGTGGTCGTACTTGGTCTTGCAAATTGGGTTGTCTTTGCCCGCGTAGTGCGAGGAGAAGTGCTTTCTGTCAAGAATCTCGAATATGTCGAGGCGGCAAATGCACTGGGACAGGTCTCTTTTCGCGTGATATATAAGCACGTCCTGCCGAACGTTACGGCTTCGATCATTGTCCTTGCAACTCTGCAAATCGCCACCGTGATTATTGCTGAATCGTCATTGAGCTTCCTCGGTCTTGGTGTCCAACCCCCGACCGTAACCTGGGGAATAATGCTCGCTGATGGTCGTGATCACCTTGCAACCTCCTGGTGGTTATCTACTTTTCCTGGTATCGCCATCACCCTGACTACTCTAGGTATGATTCTATTGGGCGACTGGCTACGCGATGTACTTGATCCACGCATGAAAACCTGATCGCTAAAATGCAGAGAATAACCACACCTGAAATACTCACAAGCACGTTAAACTAAGTTGTGATGAAAAAAAGCAGATCGAGCGTTCTGGTAACAGGGGCTTTGGGATTCGTTGGATTAAATGTTGTATACCGACTAGCCAGTGTAGGTTGGCGCGTGATTGCACTTACCCGCCGCGCCCCAGATGAAACCACATTGTCATTTTTGGGAAACTATAGATCTCAGGTTAATTGGGTCAAAGGTGACGTAACTGATAGGGAGGGAATGCAGGACCTCGTGCAAAGCCAAGGCGTTACCCACATTTTGCACGCTGCCGCGGTCACTGCTACGCCAGATGAAGAATACTCTGACCCAGCAAAAGTATTCGACGTAAATGCTACTGGTACGTTGAACTTGCTTGAGGCTGGTCGTTCTTCTGATGTCAAGCGCCTAGTATTTGTGAGCTCAAGTGGCATATACGGCGCAGCACCACCAATACCGCTTAAGAAAGAAGAAGTCTCATTAGATATCACCAACATTTATACGATTGCTAAACAGGCTTCGGAACACCTTTGTCGGCGCTATGGCGAGCTTACTGGAATGAGTGTAGCTGTAGGAAGACTCGGCTCCGCGTACGGACCGATGGAGCGAACTACTGGCTCTCGCCTCGGCCTATCTCGTATTCACCAAGCTGCTCACGCAGCTTTGAATGGAAAAGAGATTACCGTTTTTGGAGCATCCACCTCACGCGATTACTGCTATGTTACCGATGTTGCGGAAGCTTTCGCATCACTCTTAGAGGTTGAAGTGCTCAACCACAACGTCTATAACGTTGGCGGTAACCAAGCTGAGACTCTTAAAACTGCACTAGAA from Trueperaceae bacterium encodes the following:
- a CDS encoding ABC transporter permease, yielding MIPPLLGLTVVLFILIRVGGDPVAHMVEPDATEEEVQLVREAYGFDKPFLEQYFTQFSLIIRGDFGDSLRFKEPAMPLVIDRLPATLELALASIVVALLIAAPAGILSAVYQNTWIDFLVTTSSTLGRAMPNFWIGIMLILVVGVQLRWLPPSGRLELVSIILPAITLGTSIATTLARVLRSSLLEVMRRDYMTTAHAKGLKKWTVILRHGLRNALIAVVTVFGLQMAWLLGGSVIIEEVFAWPGMGRLLLRSVLLRDLAVVQAGVMVFALVIMFTNLVVDILYAYLDPRIRYS
- a CDS encoding peptide ABC transporter permease produces the protein MPATDLSAEAASRKPPRFRWVRSLLRSPVGLLGFVLVAGAVILAVGAPLLAPHDPTAFNFKGRLLPPSWLGGEPGYFLGTDQLGRDLLSRLIFGTRISLAVGVIGVGISLLMGVTLGLISGYIGGLVDSFISRVIDTFMAIPFILLALAVVGVVGTSGGNSILILVVVLGLANWVVFARVVRGEVLSVKNLEYVEAANALGQVSFRVIYKHVLPNVTASIIVLATLQIATVIIAESSLSFLGLGVQPPTVTWGIMLADGRDHLATSWWLSTFPGIAITLTTLGMILLGDWLRDVLDPRMKT